In Oenanthe melanoleuca isolate GR-GAL-2019-014 linkage group LGE22, OMel1.0, whole genome shotgun sequence, the following proteins share a genomic window:
- the ATP5MC2 gene encoding ATP synthase F(0) complex subunit C2, mitochondrial produces the protein MFTCAKFVSSAPALARRSPRLLAQPLSALSGPEARPEQAPPGAARALRTSAAQRDIDTAAKFIGAGAATVGVAGSGAGIGTVFGSLIIGYARNPSLKQQLFSYAILGFALSEAMGLFCLMVAFLILFAM, from the exons ATGTTCACCTGTGCAAAGTTCgtctcctctgctcctgcactt GCGAGGAGGAGCCCGCggctgctggcccagcccctgTCGGCGCTGAGCGGCCCCGAGGCGCGGCCGGAGCAG gCACCGCCCGGAGCCGCCCGCGCCCTGCGGACCAGCGCTGCCCAGCGCGACATCGACACGGCCGCCAAGTTCATCGGGGCCGGCGCCGCCACCGTGGGCGTGGCGGGCTCGGGGGCGGGGATCGGCACCGTGTTCGGGAGCCTCATCATCGGCTACGCCAG GAACCCCTCCCtcaagcagcagctcttctcctACGCCATCCTGGGCTTCGCCCTGTCCGAGGCCATGGGGCTCTTCTGCCTCATGGTGgccttcctcatcctcttcGCCATGTGA